One window from the genome of Garra rufa chromosome 1, GarRuf1.0, whole genome shotgun sequence encodes:
- the LOC141323970 gene encoding BEN domain-containing protein 6 produces the protein MRRKTIAKRILYNGYEGYEETPEETGARANHVFSQEPAKRRKWRELNGEDISACNADYIKFKTKAFEVDKTLGDATRDADFTMEVLGSLQSRSRAELIAMVLSMQREMDGLREQIRSLTACGKLAQTLEELIEKSDRWLCGSHEAATPSIPREPERSRPPSHISPPRVLSGRTAECASSEQQGCGQYEVTQTMSQRNGTLPEQKVITADLLERCNTGTTAQKLTNDLLRSLYDRDCLASHSISGIVNSKRGMPKPALPAHEIQAILRTVQRFFPGKTDSEIKGYIRQKLQNEAKRLRKRPHPADDPLVGSFEEAQATFEH, from the exons ATGAGGAGAAAAACAATAGCAAAGCGCATCCTGTACAATGGATACGAGGGATACGAAGAGACACCCGAAGAAACCGGCGCCAGGGCGAACCACGTCTTCAGT CAAGAGCCGGCGAAGAGGAGAAAATGGAGAGAACTAAATGGAGAGGACATCTCAGCTTGCAATGCTGACTATATCAAGTTCAAAACAAAG GCTTTTGAGGTTGACAAGACCCTTGGAGATGCAACAAGGGATGCAGATTTTACTATGGAG GTGCTTGGAAGCCTCCAATCACGTTCAAGGGCGGAGCTTATTGCCATGGTGTTGAGTATGCAGAGGGAGATGGACGGCCTTCGAGAGCAAATCAGAAGCCTTACAG CTTGTGGGAAGTTGGCTCAGACACTTGAAGAGCTGATCGAGAAGAGTGATAGATGGCTGTGCGGCAGTCACGAAGCAGCAACTCCCAGCATTCCAAGGGAACCTGAGAGAAGCAGGCCACCCAGTCACATTTCTCCTCCGAGGGTGCTCAGTGGAAGAACAGCTGAATGTGCAAGTTCAGAGCAGCAGGGGTGTGGTCAGTATGAGGTCACACAAACAATGTCTCAAAGGAATGGAACGCTTCCCGAACAAAAA gTTATCACTGCTGATCTCCTAGAGCGCTGCAACACAGGGACCACCGCTCAGAAACTCACCAACGACCTGCTACGCAGCCTCTACGACAGAGACTGTCTGGCCTCTCACTCAATCTCAGGCATTGTTAACAGCAAGCGAGGGATGCCTAAGCCAGCTCTTCCGGCACATGAGATCCAGGCCATTTTAA GGACGGTGCAGAGGTTCTTCCCCGGAAAGACTGATTCGGAAATAAAGGGCTACATACGACAGAAGCTTCAGAATGAGGCCAAGAGGCTTCGGAAAAGACCACACCCAGCTGATGATCCACTGGTGGGCTCGTTTGAGGAGGCGCAAGCAACATTTGAGCATTGA